From Dendropsophus ebraccatus isolate aDenEbr1 chromosome 2, aDenEbr1.pat, whole genome shotgun sequence, a single genomic window includes:
- the ORC5 gene encoding origin recognition complex subunit 5 isoform X1, translating to MSAAKHSPYPEEKLQSLEKLTPCRESQITSLLAIFGERSHLSFSSIFIYGHTGTGKTYILQTALSTLELPHAFVNCVECFTARLLYEEILNQLYKHRPNPDNGFTSYERCDTFNEFVRFYKKAITSQGLEKETIYIVLDKADILREMDANLLPGFLRLQELTGSNVTVIFLTEIAWETFRPTTGCLEPLTVYFADYSKAELQKILSSDHPEEYSPEFYASYINILLGVFYAVCRDIKELRHLAALNFPKFCEPVTKGEAKETDTHKLWRNIEPHLKRAMQTVYLREISSFQWERIQQEDREASQLKGLSAHAHVELPYYSKFLLIAGYLASYNPARTDKRFFLKHHGKIRKTDFLKKHEKTSNHLLGPKPFPLDRLLAILYSVVDSRVAPTANIFSQISSLVTLQLLTLVGHDDQLDAPKYKCTVSFDFIRAVARTVNFDIVRYLYDFL from the exons ATGAGCGCAGCAAAGCATTCTCCATACCCGGAAGAGAAGCTGCAGAGCCTGgagaagctcaccccctgccggGAATCACAGATAACATCCTTGCTTGCTATATTTGGAGAG CGTTCACATTtaagtttttcatccatttttatctATGGCCACACTGGCACTGGAAAGACTTACATCCTCCAAACAGCGCTGAGTACACTCGAG CTTCCTCATGCCTTTGTGAATTGTGTGGAGTGCTTTACTGCCAGGCTTCTTTAtgaagaaatactcaaccagctTTATAAACACCGCCCCAATCCTGACAATGGTTTTACTTCATACGAGAGATGCGACACTTTTAATGAATTTGTCCGCTTCTATAAGAAGGCAATTACAAGCCAGGGACTGGAGAAGGAGACGATTTACATT GTCCTTGATAAGGCAGATATACTGCGGGAAATGGATGCAAACCTTTTACCAGGATTCCTCAGGCTTCAAGAACTG ACTGGTAGTAATGTAACAGTGATATTCCTGACGGAAATAGCCTGGGAAACATTCCGACCAACCACAGGTTGCCTTGAGCCATTGACTGTATATTTTGCAGACTACAGTAAAG CTGAACTCCAGAAGATTCTGTCCAGCGATCATCCTGAAGAATACTCCCCTGAATTCTATGCATCGTACATCAATATTCTGCTGGGGGTGTTCTACGCTGTCTGCCGGGACATAAAGGAGCTTAGGCACCTG GCTGCGCTTAACTTTCCGAAATTTTGTGAACCAGTTACTAAAGGAGAAG CAAAAGAAACAGACACTCATAAGTTGTGGCGAAACATTGAGCCCCATTTGAAGAGAGCCATGCAGACTGTGTATCTCAGAGAGATATCAAG ctTTCAATGGGAACGGATACAGCAAGAAGACAGAGAAGCATCCCAACTTAAAG GGTTGTCAGCCCATGCTCATGTAGAATTGCCATATTACTCCAAGTTTCTGCTCATAGCTGGATATCTAGCTTCCTACAATCCTGCAAGGACAGATAAGAGATTTTTTCTAAAG cATCATGGGAAAATTAGAAAAACTGATTTCCTGAAGAAGCATGAAAAG ACGAGCAACCATCTTCTGGGTCCCAAACCCTTTCCTTTGGATAGACTGCTGGCTATACTGTACAGCGTTGTGGACAGCAGGGTGGCTCCCACAGCAAATATTTTCTCCCAG ATCTCCTCTCTTGTGACCCTTCAACTTTTAACTCTGGTGGGCCATGATGACCAGCTGGATGCCCCCAAGTACAAGTGCACAGTATCATTTGATTTCATCCGAGCTGTAGCAAG GACAGTGAATTTTGATATTGTCAGATATTTGTATGATTTTCTATGA
- the ORC5 gene encoding origin recognition complex subunit 5 isoform X2 has product MSAAKHSPYPEEKLQSLEKLTPCRESQITSLLAIFGERSHLSFSSIFIYGHTGTGKTYILQTALSTLELPHAFVNCVECFTARLLYEEILNQLYKHRPNPDNGFTSYERCDTFNEFVRFYKKAITSQGLEKETIYIVLDKADILREMDANLLPGFLRLQELTGSNVTVIFLTEIAWETFRPTTGCLEPLTVYFADYSKAELQKILSSDHPEEYSPEFYASYINILLGVFYAVCRDIKELRHLAALNFPKFCEPVTKGEAKETDTHKLWRNIEPHLKRAMQTVYLREISSFQWERIQQEDREASQLKGLSAHAHVELPYYSKFLLIAGYLASYNPARTDKRFFLKHHGKIRKTDFLKKHEKMSELAESFGLHKPKDQHFNSAAWRRWMQPEDCLGNMDTAIDFEQTTLLTQNPL; this is encoded by the exons ATGAGCGCAGCAAAGCATTCTCCATACCCGGAAGAGAAGCTGCAGAGCCTGgagaagctcaccccctgccggGAATCACAGATAACATCCTTGCTTGCTATATTTGGAGAG CGTTCACATTtaagtttttcatccatttttatctATGGCCACACTGGCACTGGAAAGACTTACATCCTCCAAACAGCGCTGAGTACACTCGAG CTTCCTCATGCCTTTGTGAATTGTGTGGAGTGCTTTACTGCCAGGCTTCTTTAtgaagaaatactcaaccagctTTATAAACACCGCCCCAATCCTGACAATGGTTTTACTTCATACGAGAGATGCGACACTTTTAATGAATTTGTCCGCTTCTATAAGAAGGCAATTACAAGCCAGGGACTGGAGAAGGAGACGATTTACATT GTCCTTGATAAGGCAGATATACTGCGGGAAATGGATGCAAACCTTTTACCAGGATTCCTCAGGCTTCAAGAACTG ACTGGTAGTAATGTAACAGTGATATTCCTGACGGAAATAGCCTGGGAAACATTCCGACCAACCACAGGTTGCCTTGAGCCATTGACTGTATATTTTGCAGACTACAGTAAAG CTGAACTCCAGAAGATTCTGTCCAGCGATCATCCTGAAGAATACTCCCCTGAATTCTATGCATCGTACATCAATATTCTGCTGGGGGTGTTCTACGCTGTCTGCCGGGACATAAAGGAGCTTAGGCACCTG GCTGCGCTTAACTTTCCGAAATTTTGTGAACCAGTTACTAAAGGAGAAG CAAAAGAAACAGACACTCATAAGTTGTGGCGAAACATTGAGCCCCATTTGAAGAGAGCCATGCAGACTGTGTATCTCAGAGAGATATCAAG ctTTCAATGGGAACGGATACAGCAAGAAGACAGAGAAGCATCCCAACTTAAAG GGTTGTCAGCCCATGCTCATGTAGAATTGCCATATTACTCCAAGTTTCTGCTCATAGCTGGATATCTAGCTTCCTACAATCCTGCAAGGACAGATAAGAGATTTTTTCTAAAG cATCATGGGAAAATTAGAAAAACTGATTTCCTGAAGAAGCATGAAAAG atgagtgaacttgctgaaagtttcGGTTTGCACAAACCCAAAGATCAACATTTTAattccgctgcctggagaaggtggatgcagcctgaggactgcctgggaaacatggatacagccatagatttTGAACAGACCACATTACTGACCCAAAACCCATTATAA